A window of Phycisphaerae bacterium genomic DNA:
AACAGATCCCGGCCGGTCTGTCCGTAGTTGAGGAAGTCGGTCGGCGGGAAGAAACAGGCCACCGCCTGCACCCCGCTGGGCTCACGGTCCACCGGATCCTTGGCTTCGGGGTTACCGGGTCGGCCGGCCAGCCCCATCATCAGCGAAAGGTGCCCGCCCGCCGAGCCCCCGGTAATCCCGAGCCGATCCGGCTTGATGCCGAACCGCTCGGCATGGTGCCGGATGTAACGCACCGACCGGTGCATGTCCTCGATGATCTCGGGGATGGTGAACTTCGGCTGGCTGCCGTGTACCACCGCGAAGACCGTGTACCCGCGTTTGAGCAGTTCGCCGAACACCTCCGGGTTGATCGCCTCGTGCGCGGAGTACCAGCCGCCGCTGACCACGTAAATCACGCCCGTTCCATGGGCTCCTTCACGCGGCTTGAACACGTCCATCGTCAGGGCGATCCCGTGCTTGCGCCCGTAGATCACGTCCTCGATCCGCTCGTGACTCGGCGCGTCCGCTCCCAAACCGACCCGCGGTGGCAACGACAACATAGCCAGCAGGACGAAAGTACCGATCCACAGGTGTCTCATGGCTGCCTCCTCGCACGTTTTCTTGGCCGTTGGTACGACGGTATCCGAACGCCGATTGCCGGACCACCATACCACCGATCGGCGGGTCACCTCAACCTGCGGGCCGGTATAGATGAGATGTGGCCTTGCCCCTATCGCTTGGGGAGATGGCTGTGGTGCACGGAATGGGGGGGGTGTTCGCTGACCTTGCCGGTCTGATCGACCCACAGACCGATGACCTCTGCTTGCTCAGACTCCGCCATCAGCCACGCCACGGCCGCTTCCAGCTGCTCACGTTGCACCGCTTCGGGCACGGGGTTCGACTCGCAATCGCTGTGGGCGGCCGGTGCCAACCTGGGCCACGCTTGCTGCCGAAGCGAACTGAGTATCGACGATCTCAGATGGGTCACCAGTTGCCTGTCCGTGCGCTCCGCGAGTAATCGTTCCGGAGCGACCTCCGTGATCACATCGACGTACTCAACATGCCATCGCTTGCACACGTAGTCCGCCACAACGCCTTGCACGCCCGTCAATGCAGTTGATCACTGCTCCATGAGCCAAATGCGTCCCAGGATTCTTCCTTGCAGGCGATGCGGGCCTGATGCTGTCGTGTGAATCGTCGCCTGACCGCTGTTCAGCCGAGTTCATCGGTTCTCCAACCTCCCGAGCAAACGCAGGA
This region includes:
- a CDS encoding alpha/beta hydrolase gives rise to the protein MLSLPPRVGLGADAPSHERIEDVIYGRKHGIALTMDVFKPREGAHGTGVIYVVSGGWYSAHEAINPEVFGELLKRGYTVFAVVHGSQPKFTIPEIIEDMHRSVRYIRHHAERFGIKPDRLGITGGSAGGHLSLMMGLAGRPGNPEAKDPVDREPSGVQAVACFFPPTDFLNYGQTGRDLFKALEEELAPFKAPFDFQEFDTQTRQFVLIRDLDRRREIAREISPVAHVTPDDPPTLIAHGNADTLVPIQQAEVVLEKLRTAGVPTRLVTREGQGHGW